A single region of the Micropterus dolomieu isolate WLL.071019.BEF.003 ecotype Adirondacks linkage group LG18, ASM2129224v1, whole genome shotgun sequence genome encodes:
- the LOC123956402 gene encoding blue-sensitive opsin-like has product MRANRGMELPEDFWIPIHLETNNITSLSPFLVPQDHLGNSVTFYSMAGFMFFIFVVGTGINTLTIACTVQYKKLRSHLNYILVNLAMANLLVSCVGSFTAFCSFSSRYFIFGALACKIEGFMATLGGMVGLWSLAVIAFERWLVICKPMGNFIFKPDHALACCAFTWVFGLIASAPPLFGWSRYIPEGLQCSCGPDWYTTNNKYNNESYVIFLFGFCFAVPFTTIVFCYSQLLITMKMAAKAQAESVSTQKAEREVTRMVVLMVMGFLVCWLPYASFALWVVNNRGQYFDLRLATIPSCFSKASAVYNPIIYVVFNKQFRSCMMTMLGMGGGEEESSSTQSVTEVSKVGPA; this is encoded by the exons ATGAGGGCAAATCGTGGCATGGAGCTGCCAGAGGACTTCTGGATACCCATTCATCTGGAAACCAACAACATCACGTCGCTCAGTCCTTTTCTGGTTCCTCAGGACCACTTGGGGAACTCGGTAACCTTCTACTCCATGGCAGGATTCATGTTCTTCATATTTGTGGTTGGCACTGGCATTAACACCCTCACCATTGCATGCACTGTCCAATACAAGAAGCTCCGGTCCCACCTCAACTACATCCTGGTTAACTTGGCCATGGCAAACCTTCTCGTGTCCTGTGTGGGCTCCTTCACGGCCTTCTGCTCCTTTTCAagcagatattttattttcGGAGCACTAGCGTGCAAGATTGAAGGTTTCATGGCTACACTTGGTG GTATGGTAGGCCTGTGGTCTCTTGCAGTGATAGCTTTTGAAAGATGGCTTGTCATATGTAAGCCAATGGGTAACTTTATTTTCAAGCCTGACCATGCTTTAGCCTGCTGCGCATTCACCTGGGTGTTTGGACTGATCGCCTCAGCTCCTCCACTGTTCGGATGGAGCAG GTACATCCCAGAAGGCCTGCAGTGCTCCTGTGGTCCTGACTGGTAcaccacaaacaacaaatacaacaatgaATCCTACGTGATCTTCCTTTTTGGCTTCTGCTTTGCTGTTCCCTTCACCACCATTGTCTTCTGCTACAGCCAGCTGCTCATTACAATGAAAATG GCAGCCAAGGCCCAAGCTGAGTCTGTCTCCACCCAGaaagcagagagggaggtgaCCAGGATGGTGGTCCTCATGGTGATGGGATTTTTGGTGTGCTGGTTGCCTTATGCCTCCTTTGCTCTTTGGGTTGTGAATAACCGTGGCCAATACTTTGACCTGAGGCTGGCCACCATACCTTCCTGCTTCTCAAAGGCCTCTGCAGTCTACAACCCAATTATCTATGTCGTCTTCAATAAACAG TTCCGTTCATGCATGATGACGATGCTGGGGATGGGTGGAGGTGAGGAGGAATCCTCATCAACACAATCAGTGACTGAAGTCTCCAAAGTTGGGCCTGCTTAG